A region from the Methylocystis iwaonis genome encodes:
- the rpsO gene encoding 30S ribosomal protein S15, whose amino-acid sequence MSITAERKQALIKEYATKVDDTGSPEVQVAILTERIVNLTEHFKTHVKDNHSRRGLLKLVSQRRQLLDYVKKRDEPRYKSLIERLGIRR is encoded by the coding sequence ATGTCGATCACTGCCGAGCGCAAGCAGGCGCTCATCAAGGAATACGCCACCAAGGTGGACGATACGGGCTCGCCCGAGGTTCAGGTCGCGATCCTCACGGAGCGCATCGTCAACCTCACCGAGCACTTCAAGACGCATGTGAAGGACAATCACTCGCGTCGCGGCCTGCTGAAGCTCGTCTCCCAGCGCCGCCAGCTCCTCGATTACGTCAAGAAGCGGGACGAACCCCGCTACAAGAGCCTCATCGAGCGGCTCGGCATTCGCCGCTGA
- the pnp gene encoding polyribonucleotide nucleotidyltransferase produces the protein MFQVHREELDWAGRKLVLETGKIARQADGAVLASWGETSVLATIVAAKAPKPGQDFFPLTVNYQEKAFAAGRIPGGYFKREGRPSERETLISRLIDRPIRPLFPDAFRCDTQVIVTVLSHDLENDPDILAMVAASAALTLSGVPFMGPVGGARVGYINGQLKLNPTIEEMKLSELDLVVAGTQDAVLMVESEAKELSEELMLEAVMTGHRGFQPVIDAIIRLAERAAKDPRDLVVPDRSEVAAFVSRIAEAELRAAYKLTVKQERYAAVDAVKAKVMAELLPEGEATNFTKEEVGEVFKELQAKVVRWNILDTGIRIDGRDVKTVRPIVAEVGVLPRTHGSALFTRGETQALVVATLGTAEDEQFVDSLEGTYKERFLLHYNFPPYSVGETGRMGSPGRREIGHGKLAWRAMHPMLPAAAEFPYTLRVVSEITESNGSSSMATVCGTSLALMDAGVPIKSPTAGIAMGLILEGERFAVLSDILGDEDHLGDMDFKVAGTSNGVTSLQMDIKIAGITEEIMRVALGQAKEGRLHILGEMAKAITTSRAELGEFAPRIETLKIATDKIRDVIGSGGKVIREICEKTGAKINIEDDGTVKVASSDGNSIKAAINWIKSIASDPEVGAIYEGTVVKTADFGAFVNFFGAKDGLVHISQLSKQRVAKTTDVVKEGDRVKVKLLGFDDRGKVRLSMRVVDQETGEDLEAKEKAEKEAAAANGE, from the coding sequence ATGTTCCAAGTCCACCGCGAAGAACTCGACTGGGCCGGCCGCAAGCTCGTCCTCGAGACCGGCAAGATCGCCCGCCAGGCCGACGGCGCCGTTCTGGCGAGCTGGGGCGAGACCTCCGTGCTCGCGACCATCGTCGCCGCCAAGGCCCCGAAGCCGGGCCAGGACTTCTTCCCGCTGACCGTCAATTACCAGGAGAAGGCCTTCGCCGCCGGCCGCATCCCGGGCGGCTATTTCAAGCGTGAGGGCCGTCCCTCTGAGCGTGAGACGCTGATCTCCCGCCTCATCGACCGTCCGATTCGTCCGCTCTTCCCCGACGCGTTCCGCTGCGACACCCAGGTCATCGTGACCGTGCTGTCGCATGACCTCGAAAACGATCCGGACATCCTCGCCATGGTCGCGGCCTCCGCCGCGTTGACCCTCTCGGGCGTGCCCTTCATGGGCCCCGTCGGCGGCGCGCGCGTCGGCTATATCAACGGCCAGCTCAAGCTCAATCCGACAATCGAGGAGATGAAGCTCTCCGAGCTCGATCTCGTCGTCGCCGGCACGCAGGACGCCGTGCTGATGGTCGAATCGGAAGCCAAGGAGCTTTCCGAAGAGCTGATGCTCGAGGCCGTGATGACCGGCCACCGCGGCTTCCAGCCGGTGATCGACGCGATCATCCGCCTCGCCGAGCGCGCCGCCAAGGACCCGCGCGACCTGGTCGTTCCCGATCGTTCGGAAGTCGCCGCTTTCGTCTCGCGGATCGCCGAGGCCGAGCTGCGCGCCGCCTATAAGCTCACCGTGAAGCAGGAGCGCTACGCCGCCGTCGACGCGGTGAAGGCGAAGGTCATGGCCGAGCTCCTCCCCGAGGGCGAAGCGACGAACTTCACCAAGGAGGAAGTCGGCGAGGTCTTCAAGGAGCTGCAGGCCAAGGTCGTCCGCTGGAACATCCTCGACACCGGCATTCGCATCGACGGCCGCGACGTGAAGACCGTGCGCCCGATCGTCGCCGAAGTCGGCGTGCTCCCGCGCACCCATGGCTCGGCGCTCTTCACCCGCGGCGAGACGCAGGCGCTGGTCGTCGCCACGCTCGGCACGGCGGAGGACGAGCAGTTCGTCGATTCGCTAGAGGGCACCTATAAGGAGCGCTTCCTGCTCCATTATAACTTCCCGCCCTACTCTGTCGGCGAAACCGGCCGCATGGGTTCGCCCGGCCGCCGCGAGATCGGCCATGGCAAGCTCGCCTGGCGCGCGATGCACCCGATGCTGCCGGCGGCCGCCGAATTCCCCTACACGCTGCGCGTCGTCTCGGAGATCACCGAGTCCAACGGCTCGTCGTCGATGGCGACGGTCTGCGGCACCTCGCTCGCGCTGATGGACGCCGGCGTGCCGATCAAGTCGCCGACGGCCGGCATCGCCATGGGCCTGATTCTGGAAGGCGAGCGCTTCGCCGTGCTCTCCGACATTCTCGGCGACGAGGATCACCTCGGCGACATGGACTTCAAGGTGGCGGGCACGTCGAACGGCGTGACCTCGCTGCAGATGGACATCAAGATCGCCGGCATCACCGAAGAGATCATGCGCGTCGCCCTCGGCCAGGCCAAGGAAGGCCGCCTGCACATCCTCGGCGAGATGGCCAAGGCCATCACCACCTCGCGCGCGGAGCTCGGCGAATTCGCGCCGCGCATCGAGACCTTGAAGATCGCGACCGACAAGATCCGCGACGTCATCGGCTCGGGCGGCAAGGTGATCCGCGAGATCTGCGAGAAGACCGGCGCCAAGATCAACATCGAGGACGACGGCACGGTGAAGGTCGCCTCCAGCGACGGCAACTCCATCAAGGCGGCGATCAACTGGATCAAATCCATCGCCTCCGATCCGGAAGTCGGCGCGATCTATGAAGGCACAGTCGTGAAGACCGCGGATTTCGGCGCCTTCGTCAACTTCTTCGGCGCCAAGGACGGCCTCGTCCATATCTCGCAGCTCTCCAAGCAGCGCGTGGCGAAGACGACCGACGTGGTGAAGGAAGGCGACCGCGTGAAGGTGAAGCTCCTCGGCTTCGACGATCGCGGCAAGGTGCGCCTCTCCATGCGCGTCGTCGATCAGGAGACGGGCGAAGACCTCGAGGCCAAGGAAAAGGCCGAGAAGGAAGCCGCCGCCGCCAATGGCGAGTGA
- a CDS encoding GGDEF domain-containing protein encodes MKTESLIEARWAELMQEASPAAKQLLVALCEGHAHEFATAFYTAMLQDPDAQGFLSGEGMVERLSETMRRWIDDILMNWEPSALPQLMDAQRRLGAIHARIGIPLELVMRGMRLLKQTIINALLGNAINTDHLEAVKMAIERIDMALEIAAHQYYASSEAEARKDEAYRNYAASANMSVERERQRAALFSWENELLHALVVSSGEKALTPISQSGFGLWLRHKANSIFPADGEFLEIVEATERIDRDLALLQSPDAPRASQEEVKRVIDLVSKETRRIREIIETLFERQINLESGRDSLTHLLSRRFESTVLAREIEISRNTGKPFAALLLDVDHFKSVNDTYGHEAGDHVLQHVAGVFIENVRSGDFVFRHGGEEFLIICVELTAQEALSVANKVRAAIQAEPIAISDTTKLSVTVSIGVAGYDGHPDYQRLVARADRALYEAKNGGRNKCVLAA; translated from the coding sequence ATGAAAACCGAAAGCCTGATTGAAGCGAGATGGGCCGAGTTGATGCAAGAGGCTTCGCCGGCGGCGAAGCAATTGCTGGTGGCGCTCTGCGAAGGTCATGCGCACGAATTCGCGACGGCCTTCTACACGGCAATGCTGCAGGACCCCGATGCGCAGGGATTTCTCTCCGGCGAGGGGATGGTCGAGCGTCTGAGCGAAACCATGCGGCGCTGGATCGACGATATTCTGATGAATTGGGAGCCGTCGGCTCTCCCCCAACTGATGGACGCCCAGCGCCGTCTTGGCGCTATTCACGCGCGCATCGGGATCCCGCTCGAGCTGGTGATGCGCGGGATGCGTCTGCTCAAGCAGACGATCATCAACGCGCTGCTCGGCAACGCGATCAACACCGACCATCTCGAAGCCGTGAAGATGGCCATCGAGCGGATAGACATGGCCCTCGAAATCGCCGCGCATCAATATTACGCATCGAGCGAGGCCGAGGCGCGCAAGGACGAGGCGTACCGCAATTACGCCGCCAGCGCGAATATGTCGGTCGAGCGGGAGCGTCAGCGCGCGGCCCTGTTCAGTTGGGAAAATGAGTTGCTGCACGCTTTGGTGGTTAGCTCGGGCGAGAAGGCTCTCACGCCGATCTCACAATCGGGCTTCGGCCTTTGGCTGAGGCACAAGGCAAACTCGATCTTCCCGGCCGACGGTGAGTTTCTCGAGATCGTCGAGGCGACGGAACGGATCGACCGCGATCTGGCGCTTTTGCAATCGCCCGATGCGCCGCGCGCCTCCCAGGAAGAGGTCAAGCGCGTCATCGATCTCGTGTCGAAAGAAACCCGGCGCATCCGGGAGATTATCGAGACGCTGTTCGAGCGCCAGATCAATCTGGAATCAGGTCGCGACTCGCTGACGCATTTGCTGAGCCGGCGGTTCGAGTCGACGGTTCTTGCCCGCGAGATCGAGATCAGCCGGAACACCGGCAAGCCCTTCGCCGCGCTCCTGCTCGACGTCGACCACTTCAAGAGCGTGAACGATACCTATGGCCATGAGGCAGGCGATCACGTTCTGCAGCATGTCGCGGGCGTTTTCATCGAAAATGTGAGGAGCGGGGATTTCGTCTTCCGCCATGGCGGCGAGGAGTTTTTGATTATCTGCGTGGAGCTGACCGCCCAAGAGGCGCTCTCCGTCGCCAACAAGGTCCGCGCCGCCATTCAGGCGGAGCCCATCGCGATCTCGGACACGACCAAGCTCTCTGTTACGGTGAGCATCGGCGTCGCGGGCTATGACGGGCATCCGGATTATCAGCGCCTCGTCGCGCGGGCGGACAGAGCGCTCTACGAAGCCAAGAACGGCGGCCGAAACAAATGCGTGCTCGCGGCCTGA
- a CDS encoding sodium:solute symporter, which translates to MRERPGEAILFDRANLDSRIAFVSAGFLLAYGFAALLDRVGAPERFVAAAPPWFTVLALAALGFLLHSMRVSFYYAGGRAVPANYAGFANAAIAVALLLPFATRLAGRSWSVGVVAGAFLGLAGAALFLGPLLRKTGVFSVSGLLAARFPSAAPRFGLIAAVALSSGLLAVAGGQMAVDALVDLSGAGRAFAAFTIAGAGLFIAGPGGLGGAIWAAAAAAGVALLGLGWPIAALGFRGELPVDLLGGGGWPEAASLLSEWRIMPAPAGVGVELGATIAIAMGVVALAPVLAPAVTTQANESARASGVATLAWSLIFALLVAAAVAASAVSLAASVSGQTVERLPESVYAASGRGLVEICGAKVNTPSQALRACAAEKIPPGTPLRPVDVRPLDGDFLLGAFPGAAGLGAAASGLLASAIVGLGLALAAVGLQACGAAVGHDALYRLRGEVDLTSRRLAITRLALIVVATGSYVASATQMVTPGGLIGLALGISAACVAPSLALAFWNRAGDREALVALLGGSAGLAAALLLAGPARKIEAYALAALAGATLGLAAGVLSGLASREEKPAAVAFVRRVLRGDGQIVTPDKGA; encoded by the coding sequence ATGAGAGAGCGCCCAGGCGAAGCCATTTTGTTCGACCGCGCCAATCTCGATTCGCGAATCGCCTTCGTCTCCGCCGGCTTCCTCCTGGCCTATGGCTTTGCGGCCCTGCTCGACCGCGTCGGCGCGCCGGAGCGTTTCGTGGCGGCGGCGCCGCCCTGGTTCACGGTCCTGGCGCTCGCCGCGCTCGGCTTTCTGCTCCATTCGATGCGGGTCTCCTTCTATTATGCCGGCGGCCGCGCGGTTCCGGCGAATTATGCGGGCTTCGCCAACGCCGCCATCGCCGTCGCGCTGCTCCTGCCCTTCGCGACCCGGCTCGCCGGCCGTTCCTGGAGCGTGGGCGTCGTCGCCGGCGCCTTTCTCGGGCTCGCCGGCGCGGCGCTCTTTCTAGGGCCGCTGCTGCGCAAGACCGGCGTGTTCTCCGTCTCCGGGCTTCTCGCCGCGCGCTTTCCCTCCGCCGCCCCGCGTTTCGGGTTGATCGCGGCGGTCGCGCTGTCCTCGGGCCTGCTCGCCGTCGCGGGCGGGCAGATGGCGGTCGACGCCCTCGTCGATCTGAGCGGCGCCGGCCGCGCCTTCGCCGCCTTCACCATCGCCGGCGCCGGGCTTTTCATCGCCGGGCCGGGAGGATTGGGCGGCGCCATCTGGGCGGCCGCCGCCGCGGCGGGCGTCGCCTTGCTCGGCCTCGGCTGGCCCATCGCCGCTTTGGGCTTTCGCGGCGAATTGCCGGTCGACCTCTTGGGCGGCGGCGGCTGGCCGGAGGCGGCCAGCCTCCTGTCGGAATGGCGGATCATGCCGGCGCCCGCCGGGGTTGGCGTCGAGCTCGGCGCGACGATCGCAATCGCCATGGGCGTTGTGGCGCTGGCGCCGGTTCTCGCCCCCGCCGTGACGACGCAGGCCAACGAGTCGGCGCGCGCTTCGGGCGTGGCGACCCTCGCCTGGAGCCTGATCTTCGCGCTGCTTGTCGCCGCCGCGGTCGCCGCCTCGGCCGTGAGCCTCGCGGCAAGTGTGTCCGGCCAGACGGTCGAGCGCCTGCCGGAGTCCGTCTATGCCGCGAGCGGGCGCGGACTGGTCGAGATCTGCGGGGCCAAGGTCAACACGCCGTCCCAAGCCCTGCGCGCCTGCGCGGCTGAAAAGATTCCGCCCGGAACGCCGCTTCGCCCGGTGGATGTGCGGCCGCTCGACGGCGACTTTCTCCTGGGCGCGTTTCCCGGCGCGGCGGGACTCGGCGCCGCGGCGTCGGGCCTTCTCGCCTCGGCGATCGTCGGCCTCGGCCTCGCGCTGGCCGCCGTCGGGCTCCAGGCCTGCGGCGCCGCCGTCGGCCACGACGCGCTCTACCGGCTGCGCGGCGAGGTCGATCTCACCAGCCGCCGCCTCGCCATCACGCGGCTGGCCCTCATCGTGGTCGCCACCGGCAGCTATGTCGCGAGCGCGACGCAGATGGTGACGCCCGGCGGGCTGATCGGATTGGCGCTCGGGATTTCCGCCGCTTGCGTCGCCCCTTCCCTCGCGCTGGCCTTTTGGAATCGCGCCGGCGATCGCGAAGCTTTGGTGGCGCTGCTCGGCGGCTCCGCCGGATTGGCGGCCGCCCTGCTGCTTGCGGGACCGGCGCGCAAAATCGAGGCCTATGCGCTCGCCGCGCTGGCCGGCGCGACGCTGGGACTTGCAGCCGGCGTCCTCTCCGGCCTCGCCTCGCGCGAGGAGAAGCCGGCTGCCGTCGCCTTCGTGCGGCGCGTGCTGCGCGGCGACGGGCAGATCGTCACGCCGGACAAGGGCGCTTGA
- a CDS encoding AI-2E family transporter — MADRIKVEEAQLVELTTGGEPIDVYLLVRLGFTALFVIVTALIVEPYFASLTWALVLAVLFVRPHRWFESRVGPNTAAALSVTSVALIIVAPLLFISQRLIAEALAGVTYIQKAVSEGNWGAFLDAHPWLKWLGERVDAPTIAARIGEFLTNIGASLLKQSTGQAITLVLAFYLLFFFLRDRRTGLDALVRLSPFSNVETGKLIIRVRDTIHATIFGTLAVAALQGALGGFMFWWLGFPSPALWAVVMGVISIIPVLGSFVIWIPATIYLFLEDRWADAITLALWGGVVISTADNVVRPLLVGETLRLHTAPAFVAMLGGLQLFGAHGLILGPIAFTMTTLMLEFWRRRSGPEQHEE, encoded by the coding sequence ATGGCGGATCGCATAAAAGTGGAAGAGGCGCAACTCGTGGAGCTCACCACCGGCGGCGAGCCAATCGACGTCTATCTTCTCGTCCGGCTAGGCTTCACCGCCCTCTTCGTGATTGTCACGGCGCTGATCGTCGAGCCTTACTTTGCGAGCCTCACCTGGGCGCTCGTGCTGGCTGTGCTCTTCGTGCGCCCGCATCGCTGGTTCGAATCTCGTGTCGGCCCCAATACCGCGGCGGCGCTGTCCGTAACGAGCGTCGCGCTCATTATCGTCGCGCCCTTGCTGTTCATCTCCCAACGCCTCATCGCCGAGGCGCTGGCCGGCGTGACTTACATCCAGAAGGCCGTTTCAGAGGGAAACTGGGGCGCGTTTCTCGACGCGCATCCTTGGCTGAAATGGCTGGGCGAGCGCGTCGATGCGCCGACTATCGCCGCCCGGATCGGCGAATTCCTCACCAACATCGGCGCGTCGCTGCTCAAGCAGTCGACCGGCCAGGCGATCACCCTCGTTCTCGCCTTCTATCTGCTCTTCTTCTTTTTGCGCGACCGGCGCACCGGTCTCGACGCCCTCGTGCGTCTCTCGCCCTTCTCGAATGTAGAGACGGGCAAGCTCATCATACGCGTGCGCGACACCATTCATGCGACGATCTTCGGCACGCTCGCCGTCGCGGCCCTGCAAGGCGCGCTCGGCGGCTTCATGTTCTGGTGGCTCGGCTTCCCCTCGCCCGCGCTCTGGGCTGTCGTGATGGGCGTCATCTCCATCATCCCCGTGCTCGGCTCTTTCGTCATCTGGATACCGGCGACGATCTATCTCTTTCTTGAGGATCGCTGGGCCGACGCCATCACGCTTGCGCTTTGGGGCGGCGTGGTCATCTCGACGGCGGATAATGTCGTGCGTCCCTTGCTCGTCGGCGAAACCCTGCGGCTGCATACGGCGCCCGCTTTCGTCGCCATGCTCGGCGGCCTTCAACTCTTCGGCGCCCATGGTTTGATCCTGGGCCCGATCGCATTCACGATGACGACGCTCATGCTGGAATTCTGGCGCCGTCGCAGCGGTCCGGAGCAGCATGAGGAGTGA
- a CDS encoding pyridoxamine 5'-phosphate oxidase family protein: MSNFYGPAHRELQDAFDSRRLADLMEGGVMHAEFAPHEIGFIESRDMFFLASIDPAGRPTVSYKGGATGFVRVTGPKSLVFPWFDGNGMFYSAGNIAENSKVGLLFIDFVTPNRLRVQGEAKLLRDAEAAAAFPGAQFVVEVAVESIWVNCPRYIHPHQKVADSKYLPDAAGESPLPGWKRLDVAQDALRPEDREKVAAAGGVLDFEAYGALIQRGEG, from the coding sequence ATGTCCAATTTTTACGGCCCTGCCCATCGCGAGCTCCAGGACGCGTTCGATTCGCGCCGTTTGGCCGATCTGATGGAAGGCGGCGTGATGCACGCCGAATTCGCGCCCCATGAAATCGGCTTCATCGAATCGCGCGACATGTTCTTTCTCGCCAGCATCGACCCCGCCGGCCGGCCGACCGTCTCCTACAAGGGCGGCGCAACGGGCTTCGTGCGCGTCACGGGGCCGAAGTCGCTTGTTTTTCCGTGGTTCGACGGCAACGGCATGTTCTATTCGGCCGGCAACATCGCCGAAAACAGCAAGGTCGGGCTGCTCTTCATCGACTTCGTGACCCCCAACCGGCTGCGCGTGCAAGGCGAGGCCAAATTGCTGCGCGACGCGGAGGCGGCTGCCGCTTTCCCCGGCGCGCAATTCGTCGTCGAGGTCGCGGTCGAGTCGATCTGGGTGAACTGCCCCCGCTATATCCATCCCCACCAGAAGGTCGCCGACTCGAAATATCTGCCCGACGCGGCGGGAGAGTCGCCGCTGCCCGGCTGGAAGCGGCTGGATGTGGCGCAAGACGCGCTGCGGCCCGAGGACCGGGAGAAAGTCGCCGCCGCCGGCGGGGTCTTGGATTTCGAGGCCTATGGGGCGTTGATTCAGCGCGGCGAGGGGTGA